A single Arcobacter sp. LA11 DNA region contains:
- the hemL gene encoding glutamate-1-semialdehyde 2,1-aminomutase: MFENSVKAYEEAKEVIPGGVDSPVRAFKSVGGTPPFIDRGEGAYIVDIDGNKYLDFVQSWGPLIFGHCDSDIEEAVINTCKKGLSFGAPTLLETQLAEEIVDMYDNIDKVRFVSSGTEAVMSAIRLARGVTGKNDIVKFEGCYHGHSDSLLVQAGSGMATFGAPSSPGVPADLTKHTLLCEYNNIENLKKCFEDSNDISCIIIEPIAGNMGLVPASPEFLKTCRELCDANNALLIFDEVMTGFRASLKGASGILDVQADIITFGKVIGAGMPVGAFASSQKIMGELSPDGAIYQAGTLSGNPVAMAAGLVSLKKLKANPAMYEELNKKAVKLINGLKEVASKNNIGLQVDTRGSMFGFFFADKMPKNFAEVTDFCDFEKFGKFHHEMIKKGFYFACSQYEAGFISTVITDEDIDACINAADEIMKNL, translated from the coding sequence ATGTTTGAAAATTCTGTGAAAGCTTATGAAGAAGCTAAAGAAGTAATCCCTGGTGGTGTTGATTCACCTGTACGTGCATTTAAATCAGTTGGAGGAACTCCACCATTTATTGATAGAGGTGAGGGCGCTTATATAGTTGATATAGATGGTAATAAATATTTAGATTTTGTACAGTCTTGGGGACCACTAATTTTTGGGCATTGTGATAGTGATATTGAAGAAGCTGTTATTAATACATGTAAGAAAGGTTTATCTTTTGGGGCACCAACACTTTTAGAAACCCAGTTAGCTGAAGAGATTGTTGATATGTATGACAATATTGACAAAGTAAGATTTGTAAGTTCAGGTACAGAAGCAGTAATGTCTGCAATTAGACTAGCTCGTGGTGTTACAGGAAAAAATGATATTGTAAAATTTGAAGGTTGTTACCATGGACATTCAGATTCATTATTAGTACAAGCTGGTTCAGGTATGGCTACCTTTGGAGCACCAAGTTCTCCTGGAGTACCTGCTGATTTAACAAAACATACATTATTATGTGAATATAACAATATAGAAAATCTTAAAAAATGTTTTGAAGATTCAAATGATATTTCTTGTATTATTATTGAACCAATTGCTGGAAATATGGGATTAGTTCCTGCAAGTCCGGAGTTCTTAAAAACTTGTAGAGAGCTTTGTGATGCAAATAATGCATTACTTATTTTTGATGAAGTAATGACAGGATTTAGAGCATCTTTAAAAGGTGCAAGTGGAATCTTAGATGTTCAAGCAGATATCATTACTTTCGGTAAAGTAATTGGTGCAGGTATGCCAGTAGGTGCTTTTGCGAGTTCACAAAAAATTATGGGAGAACTCTCTCCTGATGGTGCAATCTACCAAGCAGGAACACTAAGTGGAAATCCAGTTGCTATGGCAGCGGGTTTAGTATCTCTTAAAAAATTAAAAGCAAACCCAGCTATGTATGAAGAGTTAAATAAAAAAGCAGTTAAACTGATAAATGGATTAAAAGAAGTAGCAAGTAAGAATAATATAGGTCTTCAAGTTGATACAAGAGGAAGTATGTTTGGTTTCTTCTTTGCAGATAAAATGCCTAAAAACTTCGCAGAAGTTACGGACTTTTGTGACTTTGAAAAATTTGGTAAGTTTCATCATGAAATGATTAAAAAAGGTTTCTATTTTGCTTGTTCACAATATGAAGCAGGGTTTATTTCTACAGTTATTACTGATGAAGATATTGATGCTTGTATTAATGCAGCTGATGAAATTATGAAAAACTTATAA
- a CDS encoding AtpZ/AtpI family protein, translating to MENKEEQKVPKHRDKIVALDNLSLGISIVAAIVIGFAIGYGLKEWTGYSWTLWLGIFWGIAAAGLNIYKAYKRAQKEFEGLENDPRYAYRAKHGDKSDDEDE from the coding sequence ATGGAAAATAAAGAAGAACAAAAAGTACCTAAACATAGAGATAAGATTGTTGCACTTGATAATCTTTCTTTAGGAATTTCTATTGTTGCTGCAATAGTTATTGGTTTTGCTATAGGATATGGACTTAAAGAATGGACCGGGTATTCATGGACTTTATGGCTTGGTATTTTTTGGGGTATTGCTGCTGCTGGACTTAATATATATAAAGCCTATAAAAGAGCACAAAAAGAGTTTGAAGGTTTAGAAAATGACCCGAGATATGCTTACCGTGCAAAACATGGAGATAAGTCTGACGACGAAGATGAATAA
- a CDS encoding pyrimidine/purine nucleoside phosphorylase translates to MPVMKNVELVKKANIYFDGNVTSRSFVDENGVKKSLGVMMPGEYTFNTEDAEHMEIISGRVEVLIACGDSNWETIEAGDYFEVPANCSFDIKVLEVTDYCCTFIQ, encoded by the coding sequence ATGCCAGTTATGAAGAATGTCGAATTAGTTAAAAAAGCGAACATATACTTTGATGGAAATGTTACAAGTAGGTCATTTGTTGATGAAAATGGAGTGAAAAAATCATTAGGTGTTATGATGCCTGGTGAGTATACTTTTAATACAGAAGATGCTGAACATATGGAAATTATTTCAGGGCGTGTTGAAGTACTAATTGCTTGTGGTGATAGCAATTGGGAGACAATTGAAGCTGGAGATTATTTTGAAGTTCCTGCAAATTGTAGTTTTGACATCAAAGTATTAGAAGTAACAGATTACTGTTGTACTTTTATTCAATAG
- a CDS encoding TonB family protein, producing MKLIIFAFILSLTIHILLFSPLTQKKEELKQNPSTSKYVKKSSVQYVRLQPKIIPSPNIIKKVEIVKPIQKKIIPKKKLKTYKKVEKKNIKPQKRKKIVKKPKIIIPKPIKKVETRPSFTKQVPIKPQKKRQTIPKKSLENFLLADPVPLDRRLLDDITKSYLKLYGEEYNSFTKVQKVYLQKNLKNIGRITERYLKYPAIAVRTRQHGMNIVQFNLHPNGNISDLRLSHSSGHSSLDKNTIETIEYAYKDYPRPKTVTKIKIYVSYNLY from the coding sequence ATGAAACTAATTATATTTGCATTTATTTTATCTCTAACTATACATATTTTACTTTTTTCTCCATTAACACAGAAAAAAGAAGAATTAAAACAAAATCCTTCAACATCTAAATATGTAAAAAAATCATCTGTTCAATATGTAAGACTGCAACCAAAAATTATTCCAAGTCCAAATATTATAAAAAAAGTTGAAATAGTAAAGCCTATACAAAAAAAAATTATTCCTAAGAAAAAACTAAAAACTTATAAAAAAGTAGAAAAGAAAAATATAAAACCTCAAAAAAGAAAAAAAATTGTAAAAAAACCTAAAATAATTATTCCAAAACCAATTAAGAAAGTTGAAACTAGACCAAGTTTTACAAAACAAGTTCCAATAAAACCTCAAAAAAAGAGACAAACTATTCCTAAAAAATCTTTAGAAAACTTTTTATTAGCAGACCCTGTTCCTTTAGATAGAAGACTTTTAGATGATATTACAAAAAGCTATTTAAAACTTTATGGTGAAGAATATAATTCTTTCACTAAAGTTCAAAAAGTTTATCTACAAAAAAATCTTAAAAATATAGGTAGAATCACAGAAAGATATCTAAAGTATCCAGCAATTGCAGTTAGAACAAGACAACATGGAATGAATATTGTACAATTTAATTTACATCCTAATGGAAATATAAGTGATTTGAGACTAAGTCACTCTTCTGGACATTCAAGTTTAGATAAAAATACTATTGAAACAATTGAATATGCTTATAAAGATTATCCAAGACCAAAAACAGTGACAAAAATAAAAATTTATGTTTCTTACAACTTGTATTAA
- a CDS encoding methylenetetrahydrofolate reductase yields MLTDKIRNKENGIILYGITPPKVNHTEEEIRDIAKRHIDRISALDVDGLVLYDIQDESDRTDEKRPFPFIKTLNPCEYSKNYLQELNTPRIVYRAVGNYTPERFTAWLEDTKQSQVHSVFVGAASHEQQNNITLKEAYELKKEVNNNLCLGGIAIPERHTKKHDEHLRVFSKKNSSCEYFITQCVYDLHAAKTFLTDYAKYAKENNYDMVPIIFTLTPCGSSKTLDFMKWLGINVPNYLEEDLKESGDILHESVKLSRDIFEELYKFGLKKGIPVGCNIESVAIRKAEIEASIELLDEVKDIIKNNK; encoded by the coding sequence ATGTTAACAGATAAAATAAGAAATAAAGAAAATGGAATTATTCTATACGGAATTACTCCTCCAAAAGTTAACCACACTGAAGAAGAAATAAGAGATATTGCTAAAAGACATATTGATAGAATCTCAGCATTAGACGTAGATGGATTAGTATTATACGATATTCAAGATGAATCAGATAGAACAGATGAAAAAAGACCCTTCCCTTTTATTAAAACATTAAATCCTTGTGAATACTCAAAAAACTATTTACAAGAATTAAATACACCAAGAATAGTTTATAGAGCAGTAGGAAATTACACTCCTGAAAGGTTCACAGCTTGGCTTGAAGATACAAAACAAAGTCAAGTTCATTCTGTATTTGTAGGAGCTGCTTCACATGAACAACAAAATAATATTACATTAAAAGAAGCATATGAGTTAAAAAAAGAAGTAAACAATAATCTATGTCTTGGTGGAATTGCAATTCCTGAAAGACATACAAAAAAACATGATGAACATTTAAGAGTATTTTCTAAGAAAAATAGCTCTTGTGAATATTTTATCACTCAATGTGTTTATGACTTACATGCAGCAAAAACTTTTTTAACTGATTATGCAAAATATGCAAAAGAAAACAACTATGATATGGTTCCAATTATTTTTACATTAACTCCTTGTGGAAGTTCAAAAACACTAGACTTTATGAAATGGTTAGGAATTAATGTACCTAATTATTTAGAAGAGGATTTAAAAGAATCAGGAGATATTCTACATGAATCAGTAAAATTATCTCGAGATATTTTTGAAGAGCTATACAAATTTGGTCTAAAAAAAGGTATTCCGGTTGGTTGTAATATTGAAAGTGTTGCAATTAGAAAAGCAGAAATTGAAGCTTCTATAGAGTTGCTAGATGAAGTAAAAGATATTATTAAAAATAACAAATAG
- a CDS encoding WD40 repeat domain-containing protein — protein sequence MKFFKYFFILLFFLINLNAKDIKPIFVLETRDLVYDFVLDGSNLFVSNAMGTIEVFDLFKQKKIDEIVLPPMYNVHGEQVTSKILSVDRHNGKTLFVSTTLKGFRDVWLHDGMNLKHIIKAENKLAVREARFIDDEKFILGTVAHEMILYNMSDSYKTYRKHLEQSTFSDVVLSEDRKTMITSSESGRVTLTDVKSGEVIKIFESQNVDNIYKIDYKNGNIITAGQDRRVGVYPKNSEPYYIKSDFLVYTASLSPSGNIGVYSSGEENNLQVFNVNTKKKMNKLIGHYSTPTTIKFIRENELFSAGDENRVFYWKID from the coding sequence ATGAAATTTTTTAAATATTTTTTTATTCTTTTATTTTTTCTTATTAATCTAAATGCTAAAGATATAAAACCAATTTTTGTTTTAGAAACAAGAGACTTAGTATATGATTTTGTGTTAGATGGTTCAAATCTTTTTGTTTCAAATGCAATGGGTACAATTGAAGTTTTTGATTTGTTTAAACAAAAAAAGATAGATGAAATTGTATTACCTCCAATGTATAATGTTCATGGTGAACAAGTAACATCAAAAATACTTAGTGTTGATAGACATAACGGTAAAACTCTTTTTGTAAGTACAACTTTAAAGGGTTTCAGAGATGTTTGGTTGCATGATGGCATGAATTTAAAACATATTATAAAAGCAGAAAATAAACTAGCTGTAAGAGAAGCACGATTTATTGATGATGAGAAATTTATTTTAGGTACTGTTGCACATGAAATGATTTTATATAATATGTCAGATAGTTATAAAACTTATAGAAAACATCTTGAACAAAGTACTTTTTCAGATGTTGTATTAAGTGAAGATAGAAAAACTATGATAACTTCAAGTGAGAGTGGACGGGTAACTTTAACAGATGTAAAGTCTGGTGAAGTTATTAAGATTTTTGAATCTCAAAATGTAGATAATATTTATAAAATAGATTATAAAAATGGAAATATAATAACTGCAGGTCAAGACAGAAGAGTTGGTGTTTATCCAAAAAACTCAGAACCATATTATATAAAAAGTGATTTTTTAGTGTACACAGCAAGTTTAAGCCCAAGTGGAAATATTGGTGTTTATTCTAGTGGAGAAGAAAATAACTTACAAGTATTTAATGTAAATACTAAAAAGAAAATGAATAAATTGATAGGACATTATTCAACTCCTACAACAATCAAATTCATTAGAGAAAATGAATTGTTTTCAGCAGGAGATGAAAACAGAGTTTTTTATTGGAAAATTGATTAA
- the speB gene encoding agmatinase, whose translation MKAQGSSFIGFEDGFEESKAVLFGAPFDGTTSFKPGARFAPSAMREDSWGLESYSPYLDKDLEDLKLFDYGNLELPFGDKKVALRMIQEHVQEIIDANKIPIMIGGEHLVSLAPVKALSKKYDDLQIIHFDAHTDLREEYLGESLSHATVIRRIYDQVGIGKINQFCIRSGLKEEFEWAKKHTHLEKFTYNTLESCIRRIKDKPVYITIDLDVLDPAVFPGTGTPEPGGINFHHMLEIIGMLSKLENVVGLDIVELSPKYDTSAASTAVACKTLRELVLATIK comes from the coding sequence ATGAAAGCACAAGGAAGTAGTTTTATTGGTTTTGAAGATGGGTTTGAGGAATCAAAAGCTGTACTTTTTGGAGCTCCATTTGATGGTACAACTTCTTTTAAACCAGGTGCAAGATTTGCCCCTAGTGCTATGAGAGAAGACTCTTGGGGGTTAGAAAGTTATAGCCCTTATTTAGATAAAGATTTAGAAGATTTAAAACTTTTTGATTATGGAAATTTAGAGCTTCCTTTTGGAGATAAAAAAGTTGCTTTACGGATGATTCAAGAGCATGTTCAAGAAATTATAGATGCAAACAAAATTCCTATTATGATCGGTGGAGAGCATTTAGTTTCTTTAGCTCCTGTAAAAGCTTTATCAAAAAAATATGATGATTTGCAAATAATTCATTTTGATGCACATACTGATTTGAGAGAAGAGTATTTAGGTGAATCATTAAGTCATGCAACTGTAATACGAAGAATTTATGATCAAGTTGGTATTGGAAAAATCAATCAATTCTGTATACGTTCCGGTTTAAAAGAAGAGTTTGAGTGGGCAAAAAAACATACTCATCTAGAAAAGTTTACATATAACACTTTAGAGTCTTGTATTAGAAGAATCAAAGATAAACCAGTTTATATTACTATAGATTTAGATGTATTAGATCCAGCTGTATTCCCTGGAACTGGAACACCAGAACCTGGTGGAATAAATTTTCATCATATGCTTGAAATTATTGGTATGTTAAGTAAATTAGAAAATGTAGTGGGTCTTGATATTGTAGAATTATCGCCTAAATATGATACTTCTGCAGCTTCAACTGCTGTTGCCTGTAAAACATTAAGAGAATTAGTATTAGCTACTATAAAGTAG